The Streptomyces sp. NBC_01463 DNA window GACAAGGACCGCGAGGCCGGCGACGGCTTCGACGGCTCCTGGGTCGCCCACCCCGACCTGGTCCCGATCGCCATGGCCTCCTTCGACGCGGTCCTCGGCGAGAAGCCGAACCAGAAGGAGCGCCTGCGCGAGGACGTCTCGGTGGCGGCCGGCGACCTGATCGCCATCGACACCCTGCACGCCAAGCCCACGTACGACGGTCTGCGCAACGCCGTCGCGGTCGGCATCCGCTACATCGAGGCGTGGCTGCGCGGCATGGGCGCGGTCGCCATCTTCAACCTGATGGAGGACGCGGCCACCGCCGAGATCTCGCGCTCGCAGATCTGGCAGTGGATCAACGCGGACGTCGTCTTCGAGAACGGCGAGCACGCCACGGCGGATCTCGCCCGCAAGGTCGCGGCCGAGGAACTGGCCGCGATCCGCACCGAGATCGGCGACGAGGCCTTCGCGGCCGGCAAGTGGCAGCAGGCCCACGACCTCCTGCTCCAGGTCTCCCTGGACCAGGACTACGCGGACTTCCTGACGCTGCCCGCGTACGAGCAGCTGCGCTGACGCGACTCGCGTGCGCCTCCGCCCCCGGTACCGCACAGCACCGGGGGCGGAGGCGTGTCCGCGGCTACTTCAGCCCGGAGTCGAGCGCGCCCATCAGCGTCCCCTGCGGGGTGTCACCCGACATCTCCCAGACCATGACGCCCAGCAGGCCCTTGTCCTTCACGTACGCGGTCTTCTTCCCGATGGACCAGGTGTCGTCGAAGGACCACCACTGGTTGCCGGTGTATCCGTAAGTCGATACGGACTGTTCGTCGTGACGGACCGCCATCGTGGGGTACGCGCCGATGAGGTTGGAGTACCCCCGGGTGCCGGCCTCCTCGGCGAACTGGCCGGGGGCCGCGCCGCCCGCCGGCTGCCATTCGCCCGCCGCGCCGCCTTCGGTGACGTTCTGCCAGCCGCGGCCGTAGAACGGGATGCCGAGGGTCAGTTTCCGGGGCTCGACGCCCGCGTCCGTGTACGCCTTGATGGCGGCGTCCGCGCTGAAGTGGAAGCCGTACGGGTCCTGGGCGTCCGAGTAGAGGTTGGCCTGGTGGCCGGTGCGGTTCGGTTCCCAGGAGTTGTCGCTGCCGGAGCCGTGGAAGTCGTAGCCCTGGACGTTGGCGACGTCCAGCGAGTCGAAGACCTTGGACAGGTCCCAGCCCTCACCGATCTTCTGCGGGTCGGCGGGAGTGAAGGCGGTCAGCAGGCGGTGGCCGCCGCCGAGGGCGTCCAGCTGCTTGCGGAACTCGGCGAGCAGCAGGGTGAGGTTGCCCTTGTCGTCGGGTGAGTAGTGGTTGCCGGGGTGTCCGGTGCCGGTGCCGGGCCACTCCCAGTCGATGTCGAAGCCGTCGAAGATGCCGGCCGCGGTGCCGGGGCCGCCCGCGCCGCCGTACGCGGGCAGATTGCCCTTGATGTACATGTCGATGCAGGAGGAGACGAACTTCTTGCGCGCGGCGTCGGTGGCGGCGACGTCGGAGAAGTACTTCGAGTACGTCCAGCCGCCGAGCGAGACCACGATCTTGAGGTCCGGGTGGAGCTGCTTCAGCTTCTTCAACTGGTTGAAGTTTCCGCGCAGTTTGCCCCAGCCGTCGTCCGCGACGCCGTCCACGGACTGGGCGGCGCTGAACGGGCGGGCGTAGTCGGCGTCCGCGTCGCCCGCACCGGTGCCCTGCTCGGGGTCCTGCGGGTCGGCGGTGGTGCCCTTGGTGACGCCGTTCAGGCAGGTGAGGTTGGCGGGATCGACGTTGGCGAAGGCGTAGTTGACGATGTCGAGCTTGCCGGCGGCGCCGGAGTCGTGGAGGTTCTTGACGAAGTACTGGCGGCCGTAGATCCCCCACTGGACGAAGTAGCCGACCTTCGCGTAGTTGCCCGCGCCGACGATGTCGTCGGTCTTCACGGTGAGGGTGCTGCTCGCCGGCGAGGCGTTGTCGGCCGCGTCACGCGCCCTGACGGTGAAGGTGTACGAGGTCGAGGGGGACAGGCCGCCGATGGTGGCGGTGGTCGTGGTGCCGGAGACCGTCGTGGCGAGGGCGGAGCCGCGGTGGATGTCGTACGCGGCGACCCGCTGGTTGTCCGTCGCGGCGGTCCAGGACAGCGTGACGGACGAGGAGTCGGTCGCGGTGGCGTGCAGGGCGCCGGGGGCCGTCGGCGGGGAGGTGTCGGTGGCCGGGTCGACCGTGGTGACGGTCAGGGGGGCGCTCTCGGCGGAGGTGTTGCCGCGGGTGTCCTTGGCCCGGACGGTGAAGGCGTAGGCGGTGGCGGGGGTGAGACCGGTGACGGTGGCGGAGGTCGCCGCGGTCGCCGAGCCGACCACCTTGCCGCCCGCCAGGATGTCGTACGAGGCCACCGGGAAGTCCCCCGCGGCGGCGGCCGTCCACGACAGCGAGGCGGTGCGGGCGGTCACATCGGTCCGCTTGAGCCCGCCGGGTGCGCCGGGCGGGGCGTCGGCGGAGCCGTCGCACTTGTCGCCGTTGATCCGGCAGCCGGTCGGTGCGGTGATCGGGCCGGTGGCGACGAACCAGTAGCTGTACGGCTCGGTGGTGCTGTGCGCGGCGACCGTACCGTTGTAGTGGGCGTTGACCGCGGTGATGTGGCTGCCCCGGGCGGTGACGGTGCCGTTGTACGAGGAGCTGAGCGCGACCCCGGCCGGCAGGTCGAACTCGAGGCTCCAGCCGGTGACGGCCGTGTCGGTGTCGTTGCGCAGGACGTAGGTGCCCTTCCACCACGGGCCGTTGTCGGCCGAGGTGAAGGTCGCCGTCAGCTTGCCCGCGGCGTGCGCGGGGGCCGTCTGCAGGGACAGCAGGGCGAGAAGGAGCGCGAGAACGGCGAGGAGGGCGGTCGCCGTTCTCCGTCTGAGGGGCGTGTGCTCGAACATGGTTCTCCCTTGCGGCTGGGACCGGTGAGGCGGTCCTCGGGGGGAGCGGGTTCATGTCGTTCCATGGAGCACAGGGGAAGCTAATTGGTCTGGACCAAGTCGTCAATAGGTACAGACCACTTGAGGCCGTCGGGGCTCCCCGCCCGCATCACGAGGAGCCCCGGAGCTCACCGCTCAGCCGCCGAGCACGACGGTGCGCGCCGCCGAGAAGTCGCCCCACTTCCCGTCCGGGAGCTTGGCGCGGATCTTCATCGAGTAGCGGGTGCCGCGCGGGTCGGTGACCGTCAGCCGGTAGCTCGCCCGGCCCGCGGGCGGCTCGCCGCCCCAGACGATCGTGGTGGTCAGCCGGCCGTCGAGGTAGAGCTGGTACGCGGGGATCTCGCCGCCGGTCTCCGGCTGCTTCCAGTCCAGGTCCACGGCGTACTCCCGGCCCTGGGCGGTGCTCGTGACCCGCAGGTCGGTGGGGGCGGTACTCGCGGGCGCGCCGGGGGCGGTCGCGGTGGTGAGGTCGAAGGTGTTGCTGTCGGCCGACGAGGTGTCGGCCGCGTCGCGGGCGCGGACGGTGAAGGTGTAGACGGTGCCGGGCCGCAGCCCCGTCAGCCGGGCCGTGGTCCGCGTACCGGGCACGCTGTGGATGCGGGAGCCCTCCTGGTAGATGTCGTACGAGGTGACACCGATGTCGTCCGTGGAGCCGCCCCAGGACAGCGTCGCGGCCCGGCCGCCGTCGGCCTTGCCGCGCAGTTTCACCGGCCGGGTCGGGGCCTCGTGATCGGCCGGGGTCGGCGCCGGGGTGGTCACGGCCGCGGCGGCGCTCGGCGTGGAGAGATTCCCGGCGGCGTCCCGGGCGCGGACGGTGAAGGTGTACGCGGTCGAGGCGGCCAGCCCGTCGACGTCGATCATCACCTTGGCCGCGGGCACGGACTTCACCTTCCTGCCCTGGCGGTAGACCTCGTACCCGGTGACGGCCTTGTCGTCGGTGGCCGGTTCCCACATGACGTGCGCGGAGGTGGCACTGCTCGCCTGGGCGGTCACTCCGTGCGGCGCGGTCGGTTTCCTGGTGTCCGCCTCGGCTTCGGAGCCGCAGGCGGTGAGCGTGGCGAGGAGCAGGGCGGCGGAGCAGGCCAACGCGGCGGTTGCGTGGGGGCGTTGCACGGTGTTGCCTTCCATCCGACAGCAATTGGTCCAGACCTGTATCGCATGGTGTGGGGGCCGCCGACAAGGGGCCGGAGCCGAACCTTCCGCAATGTGCCGGTGTGCACCGGGGGTGCGCTGCGCCGCCTGACGTACCGTCGGCGGATGCTGTGCATACGAGGCGTGGTGCTGCCGGAGCGCGAGGAGCGCTCGTTCTGGACCGACGGAGAGGTGCTCCGGGCCGGGGCGCCGCCGGGCGGACGCCCGGGCCGGGGCGCCCGGACGGTCGTGGACGGTGGCTGGCTGCTGCCCGGCCTCGTCGACGTGCACACGCATCCGGGGTCAACGGACCCCGGCACACCCTTCGACGAGAAGCTGCTGCGCGAACAGCTGGCCGAGCACCGGGACGCCGGGGTGCTCGCGGTACGCACCCCGGGGACCGCCGCGCGGATGCCCGCGTGGGTGGACGCTGATCCGGAGCTGCCGCGGGTCACGTCGGCGGGGCGCTGGCTCGCGACGCCCGGCAGGTTCTTCCCCGGCTTCGGCCGGGACGTCGGCGAGGACGAGCTCGTCCGGGCGGCGCTGGAGGAGGCGGCCGCCTCTTCGGGGTGGTGCAAGGTCATCGGCGACTGGCGCGCGGACGAGCCGGCGGTACCGCTCGCCCTGCTGACCGCGGTGGTGGCCGCCGTGCACGGGGCGGGCGGCAAGGTGGCGGTGCACTGCCAGACGGCCGAGGGCACGCGCAACGCGGTGCTGGCGGGCGCCGACAGCCTGGAACACGGCATGCATCTGGATCCCGCGCTGCTGGACCGGATGGCCTCGCAGGGCACGGCGTTCGTGCCGACCCTGGGCATCTTCGGTGCGAAGGCCGACGCGATGCGTGCGCGGGAGCCCGGGCTGCGGCGCGATCTGTGGCTGGCCGGGTGGGACACCATGTTCGGCAACGTGCGGGCCGCCCACGAGGCGGGGGTCACGGTGCTGGCCGGCACCGACTCGTTCCCCTGCGGAACGGTCGCGGGCGAGGCCGCCTGGCTGGTGCGGGCGGGGCTGTCCGCCGAGGCCGCCCTGGGCGCGGCGTCCTGGACGGCGCGGGCCTGGCTGGGGCTGCCGGGTCTGGTCGACGGCGCCCCCGCCGACCTCGTCGCCTACGCCACCGATCCGACGGCCGATCCCGCGGCCCTCGGTCACCCGAGCCGGATCATTCTCCGGGGACGCGTGGTGCGCTGAGCGATGATTCCGGGGCGCTCGGGCAGTCTGCACAGGTATGGACACCCAGACGAACCCTGCGCCCCTCCTCGACCTCGGACCCGCGGCCCGGCGGATCACCGGAATGCTCGACACCATCGACGACGGCCGGCTGGCCGGCCCGACCCCCTGTCCGGATGTGACCGTGGGCGCCCTGCTCGCCCACGTCGAAGGGCTGGCGGTGGCCTTCCGGGACGCCGCGGGCAAGAAGCTGGGGGCGACGACCGACACGGCGCCCTCCGTGGAGTCGGGGGTGCTCGCCGACGGCTGGCGCTCCACGCTGCCCGTGGCGCTCGACGAGATGGTGGCCGCCTGGCGCTCCCCGGACGCCTGGGCCGGGATGACCAGGGCCGGCAGCGTGGACCTGCCGGGCGAGGTGGCGGGGATGGTCGCGCTCAACGAGCTGGTGCTGCACGGATGGGACCTGGCGCGGTCCACGGGGCAGCCGTACGGGGCCGAGGAGGCGCATCTGAGGAACACGCTGGCGCTGCTGGCCGACGCGGGCGACGAGCCGTCGCCCGACTCCCCGTTCGGCCCGCCGGTCCCCGTCCCGGACGACGCGCCGCTGCTGGACCGGGCGGTCGCACGCAGCGGCCGGCGCCCGGACTGGCGGCCGTCGAGCTGAGCCGCCGCACCACCGCCCGTCAGCTGGTGAAGAACTCCGTGATCTGCTGGGCGACCTGGTCGGCGTGCACCTCGTGGAGCCGGTGGCCGCCGCCGATCGTGAGGAGGTGGCAGTCCGGGATCAGGGAGGCCATGTCCTGGAGCCGGGCCTGCGGCATGGTGCTCGCCGGGCCGCCGGCCAGGATCAGCGTCGGGGCGACGATCTCGCCGAGGCCCTCCTCCCACGCCGGGTCGGGGTCGGCGAGCTGGGTGCGTACGGCCGCGATCACGGCCTCGTCGTAGTCGACCGGCCCTTCGGGGCCGGCCACCGGGCCAGCGGCGCCGGGGAACGGCGGCGGGGTCTCCACCAGCACCAGCCGCTCCACCCGGTCCGCGTGCTCCTGGGCGAGGAGGTGGGCGACGACGCCGCCCAGGTCGTGGCCCACCAGGCCGACCCGGTCGAGCTCGCACTCGTCGAGGAAGCCGAGGACGTCGTCCCGCATCGCCTCGAAGTCGTACGCGTCGGGCCAGTCGCTCTCGCCGTGCCCCCGCAGGTCCAGGGCGTACACCCGCCATTCCTGACCGAGCAGACTCCCGGCCGCCTCCCAGCTCGCGGCGGACCCGCCGAGGCCGTGCAGCAGCACGACGGGCGAGCCGAACGGGTCGCCCCAGGTCCGGTACGCCAGTCGTACGTCGCCGACATCCACAACAGACTGATCATCCATACCCCTGACGCTACAGCCGAATGAGCGAAGATCACTCCCACGGCCTGGCAGGGTGGAGAGGTGAAGCTCACCCCGCGTTCCCTGGTCACCTCCCTCACCGCTCTCGTCCTGGCCGTCGCCGTGCTGTCCGGGTGCGCGGGGGCCGACGGCTCCTCCTCCGGCAAGGGTTCCTCCGGGCCCGGGCTGGACGCCCCGGCGAAGAAGGACATCGCCATGCAGCTGGTCTCCAGCGCCGAGAACTCCTCGCTGGACTGGAAGGCGCAGTACGCGTACATCCAGGACATCGGCGACGGCCGCGGCTACACCGCGGGCATCATCGGCTTCTGCTCCGGCACCGGCGACATGCTGAGCGTGGTCGAGCGGTACACGAAGGCCCGGCCCGGAAATCCCCTGGAACGGTTCCTGCCGGCGCTGCGCGCGGTGAAGGGGACCGACGCGCACACGGGACTCGGCCGCCCGTTCACCGGGGCCTGGGTGAAGGCGGCGGGCGACAGCGCGTTCCGCTCGGCGCAGGACGCCGAGCGGGACCGGTCCTACTTCGACCCTGCGGTCGGGCAGGGGAAGGAGGACGGGCTGGGCGCGCTGGGCCAGTTCATCTACTACGACGCGTACGTGATGCACGGGGCCGGCGACACGGACGGCAACGTCGGCTTCCGTACGATGCGCCGCCGGGCCCTGGCCGAGGCCCGGCCCCCGGCGGAGGGCGGCGACGAGGCGGAGTACCTCGACGCGTTCCTCGACGCCCGGGTCGCGGCGATCCGCGAGGAGCCCTCGCACCGGGACACCAGCCGGGTCGAGACCGCCCAGCGGGTGTTCGTGCGCGAGGGGAACTTCGGCCTGGACACTCCACTGCGGTGGAAGGTGTACGGCGACAGTTATCTGATCAAGGGTTCCGGGGGTTCGTAAACCCGTGATCGACAGGCGCGCGCGGCGTTCACCGCAACGCCCGGGTGCGCCGGTGCGCACCGCATGTGACCTGCGCTTTCACTCCCGCGTGACAGCGGGTTCCCGGCCGTGTCCCGAGGCTCTGCCGGTCCGTTGAGGCGGACGGACGGCCCGCACGTCGCGGGCCGGATTACCGAGGAGCACGCGACATGATCAAGAAGATTCTGCTGGCCGCGGCGATGCTGACCGCAGGTCTCGGCCTGGCCGTCTCGCCCGCCGCCCAGGCCGCCCCGGGCACGGTCGCCGCGCACCGTGTCGAGGCGGCCCCGGCCCTGGTCTGCACGGTCAACGACAACGGGGTCAACTTCCGCGGCGGGCCGGGCACGGACTACCCGGTGCTGGGCCAGGTGAACCGGGGCCAGAACCTCGACGCACGCGGCCAGGAGGGCAGTTGGGTGATGGGTGACCTGTGGGGCGGCCCCACCGGCGTCTGGATCCACGTGGCCTACCTGGACTGCTGAGCCGGCCGCACCACGGCCCCGCACCGAGCGCCCCGGCGCCCGGTGCGGGGCCTTCGCGATTCCCGGCCGCGGCCAACTCGCATGCGTCACAGGGGTGTACGACATTCGTTCGACTCTGATAGGAAAGCTTCCTAACAGAACCATCGGAACGACGAACTCCCTTGGAGGACTGGTGCACGCTCCCCACAAGCGCACCGCACGTCGCAACACCCGATCCGTGCGCGTCGCCCTCGTCGCGCTCGGTCTGACCCTCACGGCGATACCGGCCACGGCCTTCGCAGGTACCGCGCCCGCCCCCACGGCGGTCCATCAGCAGGAGGCAGCCGCGAGCGGGCTCGACGATCCGGCGAAGAAGGACATCGCCATGCAACTGGTCTCCAGCGCGGAGAACTCCTCGCTGGACTGGAAGGCGCAGTACGGCTACATCGAGGACATAGGTGACGGCCGCGGCTACACGGCGGGCATCATCGGCTTCTGCTCCGGCACCGGCGACATGCTCGACCTGGTGGAGCTGTACACCCAGCGGGAGCCGGGCAATCCGCTCGCGGAGTACCTGCCCGCCCTGCGCGAGGTGGACGGCACCGACTCGCACGACGGCCTCGACCCGGGCTTCAGCGAGGCCTGGGAGACGGCGGCCGGCGATCCGGCGTTCCAGCAGGCGCAGAACGACGAGCGCGACCGGGTGTACTTCGACCCGGCGGTCGGCCGGGGCAAGAGCGACGGGCTGGGCACGCTCGGGCAGTTCGCGTACTACGACGCCATCGTGATGCACGGCGACGGCGGCGACAGCACGAGCTTCGGATCCATCCGGCAGCGGGCCCTCGCGCAGGCGAAGCCGCCGGCCCAGGGCGGCGACGAGGTCACCTACCTCAACGCCTTCCTGGACGCGCGGGTCTGGGCGATGAAGCAGGAGGAGGCCCACTCCGACACCAGCCGGGTGGACACCGCCCAGCGGGTCTTCCTGAACGAGGGCAATCTGAACCTGGATCCGCCGCTCGACTGGAAGGTCTACGGCGACAGCTTCCACATCGGCTGACGCCCTCCGGGCCGGACACGGCTGTGGCGCGTACGGCCGCCCTCGCGGGCGGAGCCGTACGCGCCACAGTGCTGTGACGGAGTGTCAGTGTGCGCCCACAGCAGCGGCCTTGACCGGTTCACCGGTCTCCGGCTCCGCATCCACACCGGTGTCGGGGTCCGGCTTGCGGCCCAGGTGGTTGAAGGCCAGGTTGAGGACGATCGCCACGACGCATCCGGTGGAGATCCCGGAGTCCAGGACCACGAGCAGGTCCTTGGGGAACGCGTGGTAGAACTCCGGCGCGGCGATCGGGATGAGGCCGATGCCGACCGCGGCGGCCACGATCAGCGCGTTCTCGCCCTTCTCCAGGGCCGCGCTCGCCAGCGTCTGGATGCCGCTCGCGGCGACCGAGCCGAAGAGCACGATGCCCGCGCCGCCGAGCACCGGCAGCGGAACCAGCGCGATGACCGAGGCGGCCACCGGGCACAGGCCGAGCAGGATGAGGATGCCGCCGCCCGCGGCGACGACGAAGCGGCTGCGCACCTTGGTCATCGCGACCAGCCCGATGTTCTGGGCGAAGGCGCTGCACATGAAGCCGTTGAACAGCGGGCTGATCGCGCTGCCCAGGGTGTCGGCGCGCAGCCCGCCCTCGATGGTCCGCTCGTCGGCCGGCCGGTCGACGATCTTGCCGAGGGCCAGCATGTCCGCGGTCGACTCGGTCATGCAGACCAGCATCACGATGCACATCGAGACGATGGCGGCGATCTCGAACTGCGGCGCCCCGAAGTGGAACGGGGTGGGGAAGCCGACCACGTCGGCGTCCTTGATGGCGCCGAAGTCGGTGATGCCGACCGGGATCGCGATGAGTGTGCCGACGACGAGTCCGAGCAGGATCGCGATCTGCTGGAGGAAGCCGCGCAGGAGTTTGCGCAGCGCGAGGACGATCACCAGGGTGACCGCCGCCATCGTGATGTTGGTGGTCGAACCGTAGTCGTCCGCCGTGGCGTTGCCGCCCTGGGACCAGTTGAAGGCCACCGGCAGCAGGGAGACACCGATCAGCGTGATGACCGTGCCGGT harbors:
- a CDS encoding SH3 domain-containing protein → MIKKILLAAAMLTAGLGLAVSPAAQAAPGTVAAHRVEAAPALVCTVNDNGVNFRGGPGTDYPVLGQVNRGQNLDARGQEGSWVMGDLWGGPTGVWIHVAYLDC
- a CDS encoding TIGR03086 family metal-binding protein, with translation MDTQTNPAPLLDLGPAARRITGMLDTIDDGRLAGPTPCPDVTVGALLAHVEGLAVAFRDAAGKKLGATTDTAPSVESGVLADGWRSTLPVALDEMVAAWRSPDAWAGMTRAGSVDLPGEVAGMVALNELVLHGWDLARSTGQPYGAEEAHLRNTLALLADAGDEPSPDSPFGPPVPVPDDAPLLDRAVARSGRRPDWRPSS
- a CDS encoding chitosanase yields the protein MHAPHKRTARRNTRSVRVALVALGLTLTAIPATAFAGTAPAPTAVHQQEAAASGLDDPAKKDIAMQLVSSAENSSLDWKAQYGYIEDIGDGRGYTAGIIGFCSGTGDMLDLVELYTQREPGNPLAEYLPALREVDGTDSHDGLDPGFSEAWETAAGDPAFQQAQNDERDRVYFDPAVGRGKSDGLGTLGQFAYYDAIVMHGDGGDSTSFGSIRQRALAQAKPPAQGGDEVTYLNAFLDARVWAMKQEEAHSDTSRVDTAQRVFLNEGNLNLDPPLDWKVYGDSFHIG
- a CDS encoding chitosanase, whose protein sequence is MLSGCAGADGSSSGKGSSGPGLDAPAKKDIAMQLVSSAENSSLDWKAQYAYIQDIGDGRGYTAGIIGFCSGTGDMLSVVERYTKARPGNPLERFLPALRAVKGTDAHTGLGRPFTGAWVKAAGDSAFRSAQDAERDRSYFDPAVGQGKEDGLGALGQFIYYDAYVMHGAGDTDGNVGFRTMRRRALAEARPPAEGGDEAEYLDAFLDARVAAIREEPSHRDTSRVETAQRVFVREGNFGLDTPLRWKVYGDSYLIKGSGGS
- a CDS encoding fibronectin type III domain-containing protein gives rise to the protein MEGNTVQRPHATAALACSAALLLATLTACGSEAEADTRKPTAPHGVTAQASSATSAHVMWEPATDDKAVTGYEVYRQGRKVKSVPAAKVMIDVDGLAASTAYTFTVRARDAAGNLSTPSAAAAVTTPAPTPADHEAPTRPVKLRGKADGGRAATLSWGGSTDDIGVTSYDIYQEGSRIHSVPGTRTTARLTGLRPGTVYTFTVRARDAADTSSADSNTFDLTTATAPGAPASTAPTDLRVTSTAQGREYAVDLDWKQPETGGEIPAYQLYLDGRLTTTIVWGGEPPAGRASYRLTVTDPRGTRYSMKIRAKLPDGKWGDFSAARTVVLGG
- a CDS encoding glycoside hydrolase family 18 chitinase; the protein is MFEHTPLRRRTATALLAVLALLLALLSLQTAPAHAAGKLTATFTSADNGPWWKGTYVLRNDTDTAVTGWSLEFDLPAGVALSSSYNGTVTARGSHITAVNAHYNGTVAAHSTTEPYSYWFVATGPITAPTGCRINGDKCDGSADAPPGAPGGLKRTDVTARTASLSWTAAAAGDFPVASYDILAGGKVVGSATAATSATVTGLTPATAYAFTVRAKDTRGNTSAESAPLTVTTVDPATDTSPPTAPGALHATATDSSSVTLSWTAATDNQRVAAYDIHRGSALATTVSGTTTTATIGGLSPSTSYTFTVRARDAADNASPASSTLTVKTDDIVGAGNYAKVGYFVQWGIYGRQYFVKNLHDSGAAGKLDIVNYAFANVDPANLTCLNGVTKGTTADPQDPEQGTGAGDADADYARPFSAAQSVDGVADDGWGKLRGNFNQLKKLKQLHPDLKIVVSLGGWTYSKYFSDVAATDAARKKFVSSCIDMYIKGNLPAYGGAGGPGTAAGIFDGFDIDWEWPGTGTGHPGNHYSPDDKGNLTLLLAEFRKQLDALGGGHRLLTAFTPADPQKIGEGWDLSKVFDSLDVANVQGYDFHGSGSDNSWEPNRTGHQANLYSDAQDPYGFHFSADAAIKAYTDAGVEPRKLTLGIPFYGRGWQNVTEGGAAGEWQPAGGAAPGQFAEEAGTRGYSNLIGAYPTMAVRHDEQSVSTYGYTGNQWWSFDDTWSIGKKTAYVKDKGLLGVMVWEMSGDTPQGTLMGALDSGLK
- a CDS encoding alpha/beta hydrolase, which gives rise to MDDQSVVDVGDVRLAYRTWGDPFGSPVVLLHGLGGSAASWEAAGSLLGQEWRVYALDLRGHGESDWPDAYDFEAMRDDVLGFLDECELDRVGLVGHDLGGVVAHLLAQEHADRVERLVLVETPPPFPGAAGPVAGPEGPVDYDEAVIAAVRTQLADPDPAWEEGLGEIVAPTLILAGGPASTMPQARLQDMASLIPDCHLLTIGGGHRLHEVHADQVAQQITEFFTS
- a CDS encoding purine permease, whose protein sequence is MAATPRFRNDAVAAPDPGTEPAPSDRSHPVDETLPPLKMFTSGLQHVAAMYAGVVAPPMIVGPAVGLTPKETAFLMGASLFTAGIATLLQTLGFWRIGARLPFVNGVSFAGVTPMVAIGKDRGHDGIAVIFGAIIVASLLGFVLAPYFCKLVRFFPPVVTGTVITLIGVSLLPVAFNWSQGGNATADDYGSTTNITMAAVTLVIVLALRKLLRGFLQQIAILLGLVVGTLIAIPVGITDFGAIKDADVVGFPTPFHFGAPQFEIAAIVSMCIVMLVCMTESTADMLALGKIVDRPADERTIEGGLRADTLGSAISPLFNGFMCSAFAQNIGLVAMTKVRSRFVVAAGGGILILLGLCPVAASVIALVPLPVLGGAGIVLFGSVAASGIQTLASAALEKGENALIVAAAVGIGLIPIAAPEFYHAFPKDLLVVLDSGISTGCVVAIVLNLAFNHLGRKPDPDTGVDAEPETGEPVKAAAVGAH
- a CDS encoding amidohydrolase family protein yields the protein MLCIRGVVLPEREERSFWTDGEVLRAGAPPGGRPGRGARTVVDGGWLLPGLVDVHTHPGSTDPGTPFDEKLLREQLAEHRDAGVLAVRTPGTAARMPAWVDADPELPRVTSAGRWLATPGRFFPGFGRDVGEDELVRAALEEAAASSGWCKVIGDWRADEPAVPLALLTAVVAAVHGAGGKVAVHCQTAEGTRNAVLAGADSLEHGMHLDPALLDRMASQGTAFVPTLGIFGAKADAMRAREPGLRRDLWLAGWDTMFGNVRAAHEAGVTVLAGTDSFPCGTVAGEAAWLVRAGLSAEAALGAASWTARAWLGLPGLVDGAPADLVAYATDPTADPAALGHPSRIILRGRVVR